Within Flavobacterium pisciphilum, the genomic segment ATATCTGAAGCTACAACAAGAAAAATTATCGTTGGCAATATCGACAGAATTAGAGTGAGTCCAAGACACAACAACAATGGAGATATAAAATGACTAATTATTGCAATAAAGCCCATTTTTCTAGCACCAGCAGCAATAATTGATAATCCTAACATCGTAAAGATAATAGCTGCAAAACCATAAATCAAAATCTGATTGTCCAGATTATTAATATCTGTTTCGTAACCAAAAAAAGTATTAAAATTGAATCCCATCATATGCTTTTTCTTCTGGTGAAACTTCAAATAAGGTTTGCGTTTGATAGCCCAGTATCTTTGCTAAAATAAAGTTTGGAAACTCTTGAATACCGATATTATACAGATTCACACTGTCATTAAAGAACTCTCTCCTATCGGCAATTTTGTCTTCCATCTGTGAAACTCGTTTTTGTAATTCAACAAAATTTGCATTCGACGAAAGCGTTGGGTAATTTTCTGAAACCGCAAATAACGTTTTCAACGATTTAGAAAACTCATTTGCGTTTTCAATCTTTTCATCGACTGTTTTAGAATTTAAAAAATCAGTACGTAACTTGGTCAAATTTGTTAGCATAGCTGTTTCATGCTCCATGAATTTAGAAGCAACTTTAACCAATTCTGGCACTTCTTCAGCCCTTTGCATCAAAATAACATCTATATTCCTGAAAGCTTTTTCAAAATTATTCTTCAGCATAACAAGCTTATTATAAATACCAATAAAATAATTAAAGAATACAATTAGTAAAAGCAATCCTACGATTAAAGCAATGTTTTGTGCGGTCATATTTTGTTTAGTTTAAAATGATATAGATAAGTATAAGCGTAATAAAAAATAATGTCGTTAAAAATGAAACCAACAATGGTCTATATTTATTTCTGAATGAGATGCTTTGTGGTATAGCAACCCCAAAAATTCCATTAGAATTTCCTTTTTTGATTATAACATTCCCTTCATCAGATTCGGCATTACCAATGAGTAACATATAATCGTTATGTTTTAAATAGGTTTCAGAATGTCTTCTTTTACCTCCCTCTTGTTTATCAATCCGATCAAAATAAAACTCCATACCTTCTCCATCTACCGTTACAGCACCGGTTTCATCTTTGATCTTGAACGTTCCTGTTTTCAATTCTGTAAAAACAGTATGATAAGACCTTTTGCCATCATCATCTGCTTGCCCTTCTTCTTCAATAGTATAATAATAACCAATACATGGCTTACTAAAATAAGGCGAAATGATAGGCTCTATTTCTTCTAAATCTCCTTCTACTTCAACCATTCCCATAGCAATCGCACTCATTTTGGAAGTTGGCAATACCCCTTGAAGTTTAAGAAACTTGCTTTTATTACTAGGAAAGAAGATGATTTTTATAAAAATAATGCTTGGAATAATAACAATCAGAAGCTCTAATCGCTCCATTTTTGCTAACCAAAAAAATGCTCCAACGACTCCTGCTGCAATAAGTAACCCAAGTAATTTTTTACTCAAAGGTGTTTTTTGAATGTTGTGTAATCTATTGAACTTCTCTCTTTGTGCATTTTCAATTTTACTATTTTGAATGCCAGAATAGAACATGCCTATTATTCCGAAAATGAAAACGGAAGCAAATAAAAAGAAAAAAACAACAAGGGTATATTTTGAATCAATCAAAAAACTCAACCCAATTAGCGATGGGCATAAAACAAAAAATAACCATGTTGGGAACTTTAAATTATATAAACCCGAAAAAATTACTGTTTGAAACAAAGCAATACCAAGACTGAAAAGCATCAGAAAGATTACCACTCCACCATCCAGTTTATTTTGGTCTAAAAAAGCTAAAAATTCATCCATTATTAAAACTTAAAAAAGGTTATTCTACCCTAAACTTCATTAAAACACAATTTCTACATCTTTAGAAAGTAACTTTCGGATTCTATTTCTCTCTAAATCAGATATTGGATTATTGCTTACATCCAAACCTATCAAAAGCTTTAACTTATTGATATCATTAGGGATTTCGCTAATGTTATTATTACTTAAAATCAAGAATTTCAAATTAGTAAATTGGAAAATTGCTACTGGAAATTCATCCATTTTAGTCTTAGACAAATTTAGCTCTACAACCGACTCTGGTTTTAATTTTGCCTCTTCTAAATTGTAAAAAGTTGTTTTTTCTTTTTTCTTCCCCTCTTTACTTTGAATAAAAAGCCCGAAAGCAGCCAAAATAAGCGATGCAATGAAAAATATACATACAAGAACTGTCCAGATAGGCGCATCATCTTTTTCATGAGTAAAAAGATTCAAATACACATAGTATATCATCCCTAAGAGCAGTGTCAAGAACAGACATAAAATTATTAGATACAAAATATTTCTAAAAATTAGAAAAACAACTTCTTTAACCCTTTTTCTGTTTTTACTAAATATAACATAAGCTAGAAAACCAATAATTAAAATCCAAAAAACTGCCAACCCAATTTTAGTCGCAGGTATTCCATTTTGAATAATTTCTAGAGAAATAAAAACCGGAAACATTAAAACAAACCAAATGATAAGAGCCGTTAATCCAATAGGAAGACACCCTAATTTTTCTTTTTTTCCTGATGACTTAAGCCATAGATAAGCAATTAAAAAAGACAACGCTATTACTCCTAAAAAAACATATCCTGCAGGAGTAAGTCCGGCTAAAAAAATCAAACTCATTTTAATAATTTTTCAATATCTTATCTTTAAGATGCTAATATAAATAAAACACTACAAATTGAGCATTAAAAAAAACCGCTTCTTCCAAACAAAATGGAAAAAGCGGTTTCTGTATAAAGAAATCGTATTCTTATAAATCAAATTTTATTCCTTGTGCCAATGGCAAACTTGTAGTATAATTGATTGTGTTGGTTTGACGACGCATGTAAATTTTCCAAGCATCAGAACCTGATTCACGACCACCACCAGTTTCTTTTTCACCACCAAAAGCACCACCAATTTCAGCACCAGAAGTTCCTATGTTTACGTTTGCAATACCGCAATCAGAACCTACAACTGATAAGAAATGCTCTGCTTCACGCAAATTATTGGTCATGATTGCTGAAGACAATCCTTGTGCAACACCGTTTTGAATGTCAACTGCATTTTCAACAGTTCCACTATATTTTATTAAATACAAAACAGGAGCAAACGTTTCGTGTTGTACAATTTCAAATGAATTCTGAGCTTCAGCTATAGCTGGTTTTACATAACAACCACTTTCATACCCTTCTCCAGAAAGTACTCCACCTTCTACAAGAATTTTTCCTCCTTCAGCAACAACTTTTGTTAAAGCATTTGCATACATTGCTACTGCATCTGTATCGATAAGCGGACCAACATGGTTATTCTCATCCAAAGGATTTCCGATACGTAACTGTTTG encodes:
- a CDS encoding leucine-rich repeat domain-containing protein, producing MSLIFLAGLTPAGYVFLGVIALSFLIAYLWLKSSGKKEKLGCLPIGLTALIIWFVLMFPVFISLEIIQNGIPATKIGLAVFWILIIGFLAYVIFSKNRKRVKEVVFLIFRNILYLIILCLFLTLLLGMIYYVYLNLFTHEKDDAPIWTVLVCIFFIASLILAAFGLFIQSKEGKKKEKTTFYNLEEAKLKPESVVELNLSKTKMDEFPVAIFQFTNLKFLILSNNNISEIPNDINKLKLLIGLDVSNNPISDLERNRIRKLLSKDVEIVF
- a CDS encoding LemA family protein encodes the protein MTAQNIALIVGLLLLIVFFNYFIGIYNKLVMLKNNFEKAFRNIDVILMQRAEEVPELVKVASKFMEHETAMLTNLTKLRTDFLNSKTVDEKIENANEFSKSLKTLFAVSENYPTLSSNANFVELQKRVSQMEDKIADRREFFNDSVNLYNIGIQEFPNFILAKILGYQTQTLFEVSPEEKAYDGIQF